The window TCTGACCCTATCCATTACTGGCAGAGGAACTAAATCCTGTCATTACCAACCAACCTCAGAAGGTGGCTGGGAGGGCTCAAATGGCATAATGGGTTTGAAAGCCTTCTGTAACCCACATGGCTGGAAACAACCTTAGTCTTTGCTGCTCTTGCTGATATGATCTCACAAAACTGGGGTGGGGAGAATGGAGAGATAACCTGATGTTATCTCAGTTTGGGAGCAAGTCAATGCTATATTATCACACATCAATCAAGAGGCAGTAGCCCAGGACTGCAGGTACTAAATCCTCTTCTACCAGGTCCACCTTTCACCTTGCAGCCTCACTCACTGTTCCTACATGATCGCAGAAGAAAGGACGATGCAGTTCTCCCATCTCACCTAACCCAAGGCTGATTCCATCTTCTACTGGGGTAGCTATGGAACTAGATGAACCCTATAATGAAGTCCATTCTGGCCCCACTGTCTCCCAAAATTCTGCCAGTAAGTCCCTAAAGCTTCTTGAAGCCCCACCACTAAACCCATCCCTTTGGATAAACTAAAGGTGTCCAGCCAATAGAGAGGGGTCCCCAGGCAGATCTCAATGTTTCCCCAAGGTTCAAAACACACCACCTTGTGGCTGCAAATTGCTTCATCTTGTACAAAGCTCTTTTTCATGCAGGGTCCATTTGACctctggaacctgctggaacaaCTGGAACATAGGGGTGGGTTTTGAACTTGAGCTTAGGGCAGACACTGGGAGACCAGCTGGAAGCAGGGACAGCAGGAATGTTAACTCTTTGAACTTTGATTGCCTTCTGTAAAATGGCAGTAGTTAccatctccagcacttattgtacATGTGCAGCAGCATCATGAATTTCAAACTGAGTGTGGGGGAAGAGGGTATAGGATGTGCCACTCAATGTACCTGGCACATACATCCTCCTGGAATTTTATTTGAGGATTTGGAGGTGGGAGAGTTTTATAATAAAACTTGGATTTATTATGCAGCATAATGCAAaccttgtatatatttaaagagtGAAAAAGGGAGTTTTGAAAGAGATGTCATGCTTCTAGTGGGCTGCTTCTGGCTACACCCCCAGATCCCTGGGGATTGGACACGTGATCACACCCTACTGTGCCATGTAGGGACTTCGGGAGGAAAGCAGGAGCAATGCTGTCTGTTGGAGatgagaagcctggcgtgcagtggGCGGTCACTAAATGGTGGCTTGTGTTATAGCAACAGCTAGGTccagaggaaacaggctcacACAGATGAAATTCTCACTTGAGTTCACTCAACTAGAAAGTGACACAGCCAAGACTGGAAGCAACTTCGAACTCCCCCTCCAGTACTCTGTCACTGACTCCCATCTCCTCTCCATGAAAAGCGGTTTTATAGTCAGCAGCTTCCTCTGCTTAAGCCTCCACCCCAGTTCTCCCTCTCACGCTAGTGAATTGAGTGAGAGCTGGATTCCTGGGCTCCAGCCCTGTGGAGGCACACACATGTCATTCCTCTAAAAGGCAGGTGCCCTGGAAGGAGGCAGCAGACACACTCAGGTCTGAGCAAACCTGTGCACTCCAGTGGGCAGACACAGGAGTGATGAGCTTGGTGTGGGAAGAGGAAAGGTTCAGAGTATCAGATGATACTCTGAAATACACCAAAATCAGATACACCAAAATCTCAATTTCCCTCTCAGTTTCATCTAAGATGACAGACTCTCCTCTCTGTATTCCATTTTCAAAACCTCGGTTTCTGGGTCCAGGTTGGGGCACCCTGGCCTTGTCAACTGGTAGGGAGTGAGATGGCATCCAAGGATAGGAAGAGGGCCTTGGGGAGCACCAAGCCATTCTTTCTTCAGGCCCTACCAGGCTGGcctccctgccctgggcctgTGTAATGATTTGTTTCCATGTTTGTCTTTTCCCCTAAATGAGAGGAACCAATGGTCCCAAGTATTAAATGATAATCCAGATTTGTGCAGGCAGTGGTTCATGCCAAGgaatggggcagggggtggaTGGTGTTACACTCAAGTCTCATTTACTACTATTCACAACAACCTGGTGAGAGTGgttatttccccattttacagattaagaaactgaACTCAGAGGCTTCTCAAGCTCCAGAATATCCCAAGGCACTGGTAAAAGTGCAATGCTCAGAATTTCCCTGTGGTAGACCTGAAaatctgcattatttttttttaacatcatgaGACTGTCTTCCTCACAAAAGTCCTAAAACCTCGACGAGCAGTTCAGTAACCTGTCCATGCAGCTGTGGAGCAGCAGAACTGAGCTTTCTGACGCTAAGGCTGGGGCTCTTTTCAGCACACTGGATATCTGTCATCTCCAGGTGCTTGTCTCAGGGTCCGCCACACACGATAAACTTCCCTGAGTGAATGAGCCGCTGAAGCTCCAGGCAGGAGCAGCTCAGGGTAGGGTGGGACGGGGCGAGACCATGTTCCAGAGGAAGGAGGGCTTGTGTACTGCTGAGACGCTGACTGGCAGACCGGGGTCGTGTCGCTTTCAGAAAAGCCACTGGCAGAAGATCCGGACCATGGTGAACCTGCCGGTCATGAGCCCTTTCAAGAAGCGCTACGCCTGGGTGCAGCTGGCGGGGCACACGGGTGAGCACGGGGCCGTGGCGGGTGCCGGGGGCGGAGGCCGGGAGGAAGGAACTTAGGCGGCACTAACCAGGGTCTGCCCTCAGGGAGTTTCAAGGCAGCGGGCACCAGCGGACTGATCCTCAAGCGCAGCTCGGAGCCGGAGCGCTACTGCTTGGCGCGGCTCATGGCGGATGCGCTACGCGGCTGCGTGCCCGCCTTCCACGGCGTGGTGGAGCGCGACGGCGAGAGCTACCTGCAGTTGCAGGACTTGCTCGACGGCTTCGATGGGCCCTGCGTACTAGACTGCAAGATGGGCGTCAGGTACGCGTGCCCCGCGGGGCGGCTGGAAACCAGTAAAGGGCCCAGGGAGGGAACGAGCGCTCTACGCGTGCCCAAGGCAGTGCTCGACGAGGTCCGGGTGTGCGCCCGCTCACGCCGCGCCGCTGCCTGCGCCTCCGTAGGACTTACCTGGAAGAGGAGCTGACCAAAGCCCGCGAGCGGCCCAAGCTGCGGAAGGACATGTACAAGAAGATGCTGGCGGTAGACCCTGAGGCACCCACCGAGGAGGAGCATGCGCAGCGCGCGGTCACCAAGCCGCGCTACATGCAGTGGCGAGAAGGCATCAGCTCCAGCACCACTCTCGGCTTCCGCATCGAGGGCATCAAGGTGGGCCAGGCCCGCGTCGCTTTGTACTTCCCGGGCCCTTCCTCCGCCCCAGCCCCACTGTGCGGTGTCTGCCCTCCGTGTTGACCTCCCACCCCGACTGCCCCCGGAAGAGGCACCCTCTGGCGGCCGTCTCGCCGTCCCTGGCTTTCAACGTCCCGGGAGGTACCGCTGCTCTAGCCAGATCCTCTCCCTTTGGGCGCACACGTGGCCCCTGACGATTTCTGCCCACCTTCTACAGAAAGCCGACGGCTCCTGCAGCACCGACTTCAAGACCACGCGAAGCCGGGAGCAGGTGATCCGAGTCTTTGAGGAATTTGTGCAAGGGGATGCGGAAGTGCTGGTGAGCGTGGGATCCCAGGACCCTGAGATACTGGGGAGCCTCATACCGAGGGGTGCCCCCAGGTCAGGTCATCTGACGCCACACCCTTCCCTACGTAACCCGCATCCCAGTGTTTATCGCACTGCGCTGTTATTGCTTTACAACAATTCTGGGCTGCACGCCACGTGGGGGCCTGCGCCTTCCTCACCATGGTATTTGCCAAGCCAAGCATGCATCGTGGCATTCTTCATAATCTCATAATCGCAGAGGTTCAGTTGGTATTTAATTTGTCCTCCTCTTCTCCACCCTCTCCAGAGGAGGTATCTGAACCGCCTGCAGCAGATCCGGGACACTCTGGAAGTCTCTGAGTTCTTTAGGAGGCACGAGGTAAGAGGGGCAGGCTCACATGTCTGTGGTCTGTGAGGGAAGTGGAAGTGGGTGGAGGGCTTCTCCGGATTAGAGCCGTAGCCTGACGGTGGGGGACTCGCAGGTGATCGGCAGCTCGCTCCTCTTCGTGCATGATCACTGCCATCGCGCTGGCGTGTGGCTCATCGATTTTGGCAAGACCACGCCTCTCCCTGACGGCCAGACCCTGGACCACCGGCGGCCCTGGGAAGAGGGCAACCGAGAGGACGGCTACTTGCTGGGGCTGGACAATCTCATTGGCATCCTGGCCAGCCTAGCCGAGAGATGAGGCTGGGCCCCTGTCCCTGCTGACCTGAGGGTCTGACAGATGGAGCTGCGCCTGCGTCCCCACCATGCATGCAGGCAAGAGAGACTGAAACCCCGCGATGCGGGGCAGTGCATACGGCCCTGTAGGGACAAGTGCCAACCACTGTGGGACACGATGCACGCGCAGGGCCTGGCCCCCTAAAAGCCCCAGTGTTCCTAGAGCCGATGACACTAATTAagcgggggagggaggaggagagtggGGTAAGTGGCTGCTTCTTCAGCCCAGCTCTTCTGAGAGGGCTCCTCCATACCTCTCCAGAGAAGCCAGATAAAGAACTTTGTTTCACAGGCAATAGAGCTATTGGTCTGAACTCCCACACTACAATGGACTCCCCTTCCCAATAAAACTCAAAGACACCAGCTTTGACTCTGGCTCcatcccctccttccctctggtCCCTTCTTTCTTGGTTCCCCGGCGTCTGTCAGGTGCACTCAGATCACTGTGGCCTATGAGAAGAGCTCTTTTTTAGAGGCATGTGTAGCGTTGGGGGCTGCCCAGGTGGAAGATGCTAATGGGGTAAGGGCAATCCAGAGAAATGCAGAAGGCAATTTCAATTCCCCACCTACACCTTGTGGGTGGGGGTGGCCTCTAGTCCCACATATCAAAGGCTGGGAGTGGCCAGGCTCTTGCCCAGGAGGCCTGAGACTGGTTTCCAGGATGGAGAGTTCAGTGGTGCCAGCCCAGCCCTGAGACAGGCCCAGACATGCAGCACAGACTGCAGGAGACAGAGGCTACGTGGGACACAAGCCACCTAGAAGCCTGGGGAGGAGTGCAGGGAGGAACTGTCACCATCAGTGCCAGAGTCCTCACCCTTAGGACCCTGTGGCACCCAGGAACCACAGGTGAGATTCCAAAGGTTCCAAGGTTGGTTACTCCTGGATTCGGGGGACTTGAGGCCAAAGGGCAGCTGGGGACCAAGGAGGCTCCCTCCCAAGTTCTTCAACCTCCCCAGACTCAGTTCCTGGGCCTGTGGAGATCTTAGGCCCCCCAGAGACAGGCTCCCCAGCGCCTTCCTCCCCCAGGATGGGTTCATTCCATTGAAAGGGGTGAATTCAGCACAACAGGGTTCTTTAATAGGAAGGTAGAGGAGTAGGGGCTCACTGTTGTTTTATGGTTTCCCTCCTGGTTCCCAAGTCCAGGATGGttggggcaggtcaggtggtacaCCTGAGTGCTGTACTGAAGATGTTCCAAGATGCTGGCAAAACGAGGACAAGGTTCAGCTGATGCTGTCAACACTGAGTCATAATATACTTACCTGGGGAGAGGAGTTCATTGCCAACCCTGGCAGTGAAAAACCTCCCCCTCAAGACAACACTCCATATTCACACTGAGAGGGTCATCCAtcccccaccctcctgccccaTGACACAGTCAGCACCTCCTGACTGCTGCACCCAGGGTAGGGTATATAGCCCAGTGAGATCTCCCAGAGCAGCATTTAAAGACCTGCATCACATGTGGCGGGAACCGAGTACAGTGGAGCCCATCAGGAACAGCTTCCCTTTCTCTCACATGAGGTGACCTAAGGTAGTGGAGTGCATGTTATCACCAGGAGTCTGTCTTGGATGTAAAGATGCCCTCCAGGGAGGCTTCTGGCCCCCcgcacccacccacccccgcccccgcagaGCCTGGGCCCCTTTGTGGTAATAACTGGCCCTacaagagggaggaagggagtgaTGAGCTGTTCAAGTGGTCTGAAGGTGCTAGTAAACTCCCTTGGAGCATCACATGCCCAGGTCCTACACCTGTAGATATTGCTTGCATGCAGAAGTCTCCAATCTTGGCCACTTGGCTGAATCCAGTGCAGCTCAAAAGGCagttcctggtggcccagcagagTCAGGCAAAAAATCACTGCCAGAACTCCAGCCTtgatcttttctttaaaagggCTATTCCTTGGGGTGGGAGCAGGATGGGCAGTCCCCAGGGCTAGATCACTTGCGACCAGTGGATAAAGTGATTTTCTTCCAGGTGGTGGCAACCCTCGGCTATGTCCCGACCAGCTGGAGGAGGTCTTGCATGGCCAGAGGTGATGGCTGGGCCTGGGTCAGGCAGAATGCACATCAGACCATACACGTTTGGGGACCCATGAACAGGTCTTTACCTGACTCAGGAAACCCTTCATGTCCCCTCCAGACACCAACTCCAGCAGAATTAGGCCAGAGGTAGCCCTGATGCACTCACAGTATTCTGATGTTCTGATGGCTGAACTCGCTGAGTTGGTGGTGCACATACCCCATCACCAGCAGGGAGAGAAACCAGGCTCTAGGCTCCACAAGGCTGGAGAGGAGCTCTGTGTCCCTAGAGCTGCTACCTCCCAGCCCCAGGGTGAAGAGAAGCTATTTTTGCAGGTGGGTCTGGGTGCCTCCCTCCCTCTTGCACCCCCGCCCCTGGCCCCAGGTGTGCCCCATGATGAGCGCCTCGGTGAGGAAATTCAGCCCATCCTGTGGACAGCAGAGTTCTGGCAGAGTCTAGTCgaggagaggggcttccctggtggctcagctggtaaagaatctgcccacaatgcagtagacctgggttcgatccctggattgggaagatcccctggagaaggaaaaggctacccactccagtattctggcttggagaattccatggactatccgtggggtcacaaagagtcagacgtgactgagagactttcactagGGAGGACGACAACAGAGCTCCTGAGCACCCCGGACATTTCAAGAGTGCGGGCTGACCCTATCTCCAGCCATGACTCCTTCGTCAGAGACCCTTCTCTTCTACTCTGTCAGAAGCCCCACCCCTCTCACCTTGATAGTCACCTGCAGGAGGCTGGGGTCCCCAGGAAGGCCAATTACCAGTCCCTTATAGGCCTCTCCAAAGACACCACGGGCCAGGGCTCTGCAGAAAGGCAGATTGAAAGGGAGTGGGTGGTTGGGTCTGGGGAAGGGTCCTTGAGGGTCTAGAGCCTCCTTTACTGCTCCTGTCCCCCTGCTCACCCTCCAAATCCCCAACTGGCCCTCTCTGAGGGTCTGAGCTCTCTGCATTATGGCATGTCCCCAAGGACAAGCTCTGCAGGGGTGACAGTGACCAGGGCAGAGTCAGGGCAGAAGAAAGGGCAGGTGTGGGGTAAGGTGGTGGGGTGGGATTCTGTGCTAAGTCTTCCCTTAGGTCCCTGCAGATGCTCTGGGGTGAAGAAAATCCTTATGCCAAAGGAATCATATTTAGGGTTCCTACCATCCCAGAACTGGGATGATAGCTGACTTTGCCAGGTTACTTCCCCTTTTGGGGCTTCTCTGACCTCCATCTCCTCTATACAAGGGGTTTGGACGAGATGC of the Muntiacus reevesi chromosome 7, mMunRee1.1, whole genome shotgun sequence genome contains:
- the ITPKA gene encoding inositol-trisphosphate 3-kinase A gives rise to the protein MTLPGGPTGMARPGGAGPCSPGLERAPRRSVGELRLLFEARCAAVAAAAAAGQPRARGAKRRGGQVPNGLPRAPPAPVIPQLTVTAEEPDVPPASPGPPEPEGNWLPAVGSSHLQQPRRLSTSSLSSTGSSSLPEDSEDDLLSDSESRSRGNVQLEASEDVGQKSHWQKIRTMVNLPVMSPFKKRYAWVQLAGHTGSFKAAGTSGLILKRSSEPERYCLARLMADALRGCVPAFHGVVERDGESYLQLQDLLDGFDGPCVLDCKMGVRTYLEEELTKARERPKLRKDMYKKMLAVDPEAPTEEEHAQRAVTKPRYMQWREGISSSTTLGFRIEGIKKADGSCSTDFKTTRSREQVIRVFEEFVQGDAEVLRRYLNRLQQIRDTLEVSEFFRRHEVIGSSLLFVHDHCHRAGVWLIDFGKTTPLPDGQTLDHRRPWEEGNREDGYLLGLDNLIGILASLAER